The proteins below come from a single Vanacampus margaritifer isolate UIUO_Vmar chromosome 10, RoL_Vmar_1.0, whole genome shotgun sequence genomic window:
- the smim32 gene encoding small integral membrane protein 32 yields MLRQVLLNSTSAPHLDLALMAQSSTSAPTSVNVSHGSLVSVAALLRPTAGRGGGGGGLRDGELHKPDLLTYIVMCLLLFLLVLIIVFFINCQLRNSFFASMPYDRSLREARTSYK; encoded by the coding sequence ATGCTGAGGCAGGTCCTCCTCAACTCCACCAGTGCCCCACACCTTGACCTGGCGCTCATGGCCCAGTCTTCTACGAGCGCCCCCACCTCTGTCAATGTGTCTCATGGCAGCTTGGTGAGCGTGGCCGCCCTACTAAGACCCACCGCGGGgcgcggaggaggaggaggggggctcAGAGATGGCGAGCTCCACAAACCGGACCTGCTTACCTACATTGTCATGTGCCTCCTGTTGTTTCTGCTGGTGCTGATCATTGTGTTCTTCATTAACTGTCAGCTGCGGAACTCTTTCTTCGCCTCCATGCCGTATGACAGGTCACTGAGAGAGGCCCGGACATCGTACAAGTAG